In the Rahnella sikkimica genome, TCCGATGCCAGCCTGATTTTTTCCTCACTCAGCAGCCGTTCAAGCAGATGAAAGAAAACGTCAAACTTGAACGCCGTGTTATCCGGAATGTGGGCGCATTCAACACTGATATGCTGCCAGACAGCCCCCATCGAAAGCCCGAAGGCACTTTTAGCGACGGCATCACAGATTCTTTGCATTTCCATCAAATCCCCTTTCATTGAAGCGCCAGAAATCCCCGTAAAGGGCTTAACTCATAAAACCTTTTGGAGTGCCTGATATTCGTTTTCACAATACTTACTTCTAATAAAATATAAATTATTCTCTGTTACAAAAACAAAAAAGGCCGCTTTCGCGGCCTTTCGATTAACTTCACACTTTCTTCAGACGCGGATTAATTCGCGTCTGGCAATGCGTAAGCGATGATGTAATCGCCCAGTTTGGTGCCAAACGAACCGTGACCACCGGCTGCGATAACAACGTACTGTTTGCCATTCACAGAGTAAGTCATCGGGGTTGCCTGGCCGCCTGCTGGCAGACGTGCTTCCCACAGTTTGTCACCGTTGCTCATGTTGAACGCGCGCAGGTAGTTGTCTGCGGTTGCCGCGATGAAGAACACGTTACCGGCGGTAGAAATCGGTGCGCCAAGCATTGGCATACCCATTTTGAACGGCAGCGGAACCGGTGAACTGTCGCGCACGGTGCCGATACGTTTTTTCCACACGATATCGTTGGTTTTCAAGTCAACGCCGGAGATGTAACCCCATGAAGGCTGTTTACAAGGGAAGCCCAGCGGAGACAGGAACGCGTTCAGGGTCACTGCGTAAGGCACACCGTACTGATGCTGGATACCCGACTCAGAACCGGAACCGCCTTTATCGTTAGCATCAGGCTCGATTGGATTGCCCGGACCACGTGGGATCAGTGTAGACACGAACGGCAGCGCGATCGGGTTAGCGATAGCGACCTGACGATCGGTATCCACAGAAATACCGCCCCACTCGAACATCCCCAGGTTACCCGGGAATACCAGCGTGCCCTGCTCTGAAGGCGGCGTGAACGTCCCTTCGTAGCGCAGTTTGTGGAAGATCACACGACACATCAGCTGGTCGTAAATCGTTGCGCCCCACATGTCTTTGCCGGTCAGTTTGGCTTCAGGACGGAAAGTCAGTTTGGAGAATGGCTGCGTCGGAGACACGTGGTCGCCTTTCGCCGCGCCCTGCGGAACAGGTTTCTCAGGCGCATCAACAATCAGCTTACCGTCACGACGATCCAGCACGAAGATGTTACCGGTTTTGGTCGGTACATAAATCGCAGGCACTTTGTTGCCGTTCTTGTCGGTGATGTCAGCCAGGGTTGGCTGCGCCGGAACGTCCATATCCCACAGGTCGTGGTGAACCGTCTGGTAGAACCACGCCAGTTTACCGGTGGACGCGTTGAGCGCCAACAGGCCGCTCGCGAAACGTTCCATATCTGGCGTGCGGTTGCCGCCCCAGATATCCGGAGTGGCTACGCCGATTGGCAGGTAAACCAGATCCAGTTTGTCGTCATAAGACGCCGGAGCCCATGAGTTCGGGGAGTTCGCCACGAAGTGCTCGCCTTCAGCAGGCAGCTTGTTCGGGTCAGACGCGCCCGGATCGAAGGCCCACAGCAGTTTACCGGTTTCAACGTCAAAACCACGGATCACGCCAGAAGGCTCGCGGGTGGAGAAGTTATCGGTTACCGCACCGGCAACAATGATCACAGACTTAGTGATGATTGGCGGTGAAGTCGGTTCGTAATGGCCCGGAACCGCGTTAGGCATGTTGCTTTGCAGGT is a window encoding:
- a CDS encoding glucose/quinate/shikimate family membrane-bound PQQ-dependent dehydrogenase; translation: METKASLSRIVVIITALFAALSGIYLLAGGIWLAKLGGSLYYIIAGVISLVTAWLLFRRRSSALLLYALFLFGTTLWAVWEVGTDFWALTPRLDVTFFLGLWILLPVVYNQMTAKNAFARGALALSLVFTVIVLGYSIFNDPQVINGTIKAADSAPAKSDSGIPDGDWPAYGRTQGGTRYSPLSQINDQNVSKLDVAWTFRTGDLKTANDPGEITDEVTPIKIGDMLYLCTPHQKLFALDAATGKEKWKFDPQLKPNPTFQHVTCRGVSYHETTPAAQGTESNGAAPAVCSRRIILPVNDGRLFALDAETGARCPAFGNNGELNLQSNMPNAVPGHYEPTSPPIITKSVIIVAGAVTDNFSTREPSGVIRGFDVETGKLLWAFDPGASDPNKLPAEGEHFVANSPNSWAPASYDDKLDLVYLPIGVATPDIWGGNRTPDMERFASGLLALNASTGKLAWFYQTVHHDLWDMDVPAQPTLADITDKNGNKVPAIYVPTKTGNIFVLDRRDGKLIVDAPEKPVPQGAAKGDHVSPTQPFSKLTFRPEAKLTGKDMWGATIYDQLMCRVIFHKLRYEGTFTPPSEQGTLVFPGNLGMFEWGGISVDTDRQVAIANPIALPFVSTLIPRGPGNPIEPDANDKGGSGSESGIQHQYGVPYAVTLNAFLSPLGFPCKQPSWGYISGVDLKTNDIVWKKRIGTVRDSSPVPLPFKMGMPMLGAPISTAGNVFFIAATADNYLRAFNMSNGDKLWEARLPAGGQATPMTYSVNGKQYVVIAAGGHGSFGTKLGDYIIAYALPDAN
- a CDS encoding DUF596 domain-containing protein gives rise to the protein MEMQRICDAVAKSAFGLSMGAVWQHISVECAHIPDNTAFKFDVFFHLLERLLSEEKIRLASDGQYLPGTAEQQLERIKNAWPQGEPVDELDDPEGAGLWFLAKSPAGIVWLMHDGREIWT